In a single window of the Panthera leo isolate Ple1 chromosome A1, P.leo_Ple1_pat1.1, whole genome shotgun sequence genome:
- the KCNIP1 gene encoding Kv channel-interacting protein 1 isoform X5 — protein MTMVCHRPEGLEQLEAQTNFTKRELQVLYRGFKNECPSGVVNEETFKQIYAQFFPHGDASMYAHYLFHAFDTTQTGSVKFEDFVTALSILLRGTVHEKLRWTFNLYDINKDGYINKEEMMDIVKAIYDMMGKYTYPVLREDTPRQHVDVFFQKMDKNKDGIVTLDEFLESCQEDDNIMRSLQLFQNVM, from the exons ATGACCATGGTTTGCCATCGGCCTGAGGGACTGGAGCAGCTGGAGGCCCAGACCAATTTCACCAAGAGGGAGCTGCAAGTTCTTTATCGAGGCTTCAAAAAT GAGTGTCCCAGCGGTGTGGTCAATGAAGAAACATTCAAGCAGATCTACGCTCAGTTTTTCCCTCATGGAG ATGCCAGCATGTATGCCCATTACCTCTTCCACGCCTTCGACACCACCCAGACAGGCTCCGTGAAGTTCGAG GACTTTGTAACTGCTCTGTCGATTTTACTGAGAGGAACCGTCCATGAGAAGCTAAGGTGGACATTTAATTTGTATGACATCAATAAAGATGGATACATAAACAAAGAG GAGATGATGGACATTGTCAAAGCCATCTATGACATGATGGGGAAATACACATATCCCGTGCTCAGAGAAGACACTCCAAGGCAGCACGTGGATGTCTTCTTCCAG aaaatggacaaaaataaagaTGGCATCGTGACTTTAGACGAATTTCTTGAATCCTGTCAGGAG gaTGACAACATCATGAGGTCCCTCCAGCTATTCCAAAATGTCATGTAA
- the KCNIP1 gene encoding Kv channel-interacting protein 1 isoform X4 — protein sequence MGAVMGTFSSLQTKQRRPSKDKIEDELEMTMVCHRPEGLEQLEAQTNFTKRELQVLYRGFKNECPSGVVNEETFKQIYAQFFPHGDASMYAHYLFHAFDTTQTGSVKFEDFVTALSILLRGTVHEKLRWTFNLYDINKDGYINKEEMMDIVKAIYDMMGKYTYPVLREDTPRQHVDVFFQKMDKNKDGIVTLDEFLESCQEDDNIMRSLQLFQNVM from the exons ATAAGATTGAAGATGAGCTGGAGATGACCATGGTTTGCCATCGGCCTGAGGGACTGGAGCAGCTGGAGGCCCAGACCAATTTCACCAAGAGGGAGCTGCAAGTTCTTTATCGAGGCTTCAAAAAT GAGTGTCCCAGCGGTGTGGTCAATGAAGAAACATTCAAGCAGATCTACGCTCAGTTTTTCCCTCATGGAG ATGCCAGCATGTATGCCCATTACCTCTTCCACGCCTTCGACACCACCCAGACAGGCTCCGTGAAGTTCGAG GACTTTGTAACTGCTCTGTCGATTTTACTGAGAGGAACCGTCCATGAGAAGCTAAGGTGGACATTTAATTTGTATGACATCAATAAAGATGGATACATAAACAAAGAG GAGATGATGGACATTGTCAAAGCCATCTATGACATGATGGGGAAATACACATATCCCGTGCTCAGAGAAGACACTCCAAGGCAGCACGTGGATGTCTTCTTCCAG aaaatggacaaaaataaagaTGGCATCGTGACTTTAGACGAATTTCTTGAATCCTGTCAGGAG gaTGACAACATCATGAGGTCCCTCCAGCTATTCCAAAATGTCATGTAA